CTAATAGGAGGACtcttttcataagaaaaaaaatggtaaacATGTACGCATTACTCAGATTTATgtttatgatattatatttgGAACGACTcatgattcatttttttatgagtttgctaaaaaaaaataaaaatttaaaatgaatatgaTTGATGAATTAAACTTCTCTATTGATATACAAATTAAGCGtggtgaaaataaaattttgttttatcaatcTAAAATATGTTAAAGATATGATTAAGAAGTTTGGCATTAAAGGAAAGAGTCATGCTCTTACACCTATGAACACATCTGTCAAAATCGACTCAAATTGTAAAGGTAAGTGTGTTGATTCTATACTTACATACACAtcagaaattgtttttgttgtttctcaTCTTCATACAAATGGCACATAATGTGTAGGGATCTTAAACCTGAAAATATTCTTTTAGAAGCAGATGGACAGGTATGATTTTTGTAAGATCCAAAGTTTTGGCTTAAACCCAAGCCTAAGTTAGCCCAACCCCAACCTAAGTTAACCTAGGTATATAAGAAAAATTCGTAAGGGAAttacttttctcttttctaactCTTATAACTGCCATAACCCTCTCCTCATCAAACCAAGTATTTTAGTTTATGATCTTGAGTTTTTCGGGTTCAAGAAAGGTTGAAGTAGTAAGTAAGTGATTCTCCCTCTCATGTTActtttgattatgatttttttatggaatgattaaaaaaatagattagggTTTATAAAGATTTGAAGTTCATGTTGTTAAAATTGATTCATGATCATTAGGGGTTTAATGTTAAGTTATTGATTTTGAGTATGTTGTTAGAAATAAGTATTTGTaagttgatttgtttaaattgatttttatgggttaagaaattcatttcaaCCTTGCTTGAAAATCTAGATAGAATGGTCTTGAGGTTGAAgataatgaaattttattttggtccttgatttatgaaaattacaatttagtccctaaactttggaaaaattataatttgacccctaaatGTATTTTGAGATTCTGGACAATGTTATTATGAGGTTAAGGATGATGAATCTCagtttaataattgatttggaATATTTTCAGTTTTGTCCCTCAATTTTAGGgatttacattttagtccctgaactttattaaaaaaacagtttGGTCCCTATGTCATTCTGTATAGAATTGAGGATGGTTTATGGGTGAAATTTTATTATGGTTATGTATTTACAGTTTGGTCCTgttttggtaaaattacattttggtccctgttttggaaaattgtcgttttagtccctaaacctAGGAGACTAaaccttgttttcttttatgcattggaatcttttatttttgttgttttgaattgCTTTTGAGTATATTTCGTATATTTTTATAGGTTCTTCTAACGATCCTCAATAGGTTTTTCGAGTCTTTCATCTGATATTCcttttaatctatattttttcgAGTGAGTgggataatatttaatatgcatataatataaataaatatgtatgttgattatatgatgagtacaactagttaatttcttgaatatttatatatgttactttattttctgagtactcatttattcttgaatttacaCTCGCATTTTGTCTAGCCAAATTATATTCGATATAATAtatgtttctttgatgattctgTGAATATCTATTATACCTTGATATAGGATTTGTCAGTAACTCCATGCTAATGGAGACTAGTTAGTCTATGTACACATAATATTCTATATACTTAACTGGTGAGAAAGGCATCAGCCTGTGACGATTGATCATCCCACAATGGTCACCTTCAGGTGTCATCTGATCACCTTTGAGTGTCATCTGCTCTTTTACATGTATTCCACTactttatgataatatgttttgtaggtatatgtatatcaagataaattgacttgcaaactattaatatctaaaatgtatattaaatgttattccctcactgagttggttgaactcacctctcattcTTAAtgttatttcaggttcttagtttatGATAACATGTGAACCTTGTTTAGTGTTCCTACTTCTTCAGTTTTAGTTAGTATGTCTTGCTTATTTTGTAAggctcttcttttaattttgattcgaTGTATTAGACGCTTCACTATTACTctgttttaattaagtttggatttttgacaatgtaataagtattatgaattattgttttttgtttgaactatcatttggtttcattagttttgaataatataatatttctaaaattataaaatgttgtgtatttttaaataatttgttcttTGGATATGTTCGTTCTGAGGCTTAGCATAGGTGGAATGTTTTTTTGACACCGTTCCTGCGTTGCCAGTCATGTATCCAGGATTTGGGtccattaatttttcaatttgctttctttctctttgtcTACATGCATGTGTGCGCGACGCATTCATGCAAGTGATAGTTCATGCCTGTCTTTACTTATCCAAGTGATAGTTCATGCCTGtatttacttttctttaatTAGATAATGAACCTACTTGTGCTACGAGGTGATGTTAATTATCCTTGTGCTTGGTCCCAGGTTATGTTAACTGATTTTGGCCTGGCAAAGCAGTCTTCAGAAACTGTTCTCGCGAAAGGTCACGATAAGGCTACAGACTGGTGGAGTGTTGGAATCCTGCTTTATGAAATGCTCACTGGAAAGGTTAGTATGAATTTGTTGGCGCGCGCCCGGCCCAATGTTATTAGTCGTCACTTGAAACTAACAGTCCATCAATGCCTATCATTTATGGATATGCCTTTATGTCAACGCATAATCTAATGCAAAGGGGCAACCTATATTCACATTTGCCATCATGCCATCGGCAATACCTTCTATTTCTCATCGATGATCTTGTAAGTGTCAAAGATCAGGTCAAGAGTGGGTACTTTATGGCATTTTAtcacttgaattgaaaatgaCCACTTCTGGTGTTATTTTGTCTTTCTGATCAAATGATCTTCTCCAGATTTAGGCCCCAGGATTTAGGTTTGGGTGGGATTAAAAACTAAAGTATGCTCCACCTTCCAATTCCATAGGATTTAATATTTCTCTATATTTTAGAGTTTCATTTGTATGTGGGCTTCTCCTTGTCTTTGGGAGATGGTCTTTCATGGTAGCTAGCAGCAAGTATAAGTTTGCTTCCATTAGGTATGATTGGTTCTGAgtctttcttctccttttcttttgtttcttttttttttggtgattaaaattaatgaacCCAATTCCTGTTTTCTCATTCATAAGATGACTTCAGGTTGTGTcagacatatatttttattttttttctctgtttttgcaGCCTCCTTTTACTGGTGGAAACGGACAGAAAAGTAAGCGAAAGATTATGAAGGATAAGATTAAGCTGCCAGCATTTTTGTCAAGCGAAGAACATTCACTCTCAAAAGGGGTAAATCTACTCTCCCGTACCTTGCATTCTTGCTTTCATGTGAACATTTCATTTTATCAAACATTCTGTTATGAGTGCACACAGGATGGTGTGCTCTCCAGCCATTAGTTTGTTGCAGTTGGCTGGGTGCATGTGCCTAGTGATCTTTGAGCAggaataatttatgttttatggCTGCGTTTGTTTAGCGAGCTGTGAGCAGGGATTAATATAGCTACATAATCAAACCTGATTAGATTGGTACGAGATGGAGTGCTTTAAAAGTCAGGAAATTACATAACCAGGAACCTTAGTTTGCTGCTTTGAAATCTCTGAGTTGTTTAACTGAGTTGTCAATGATGTTCATACCTTGGGCTGGAATCCCTGTTATATGACTTGGCAATGCGGTCacgaaaggaaaaggaaaaaagaagagaaaagggagaAGGTATCGCTGCTTTAAGCTGATGCAGCGGAGGTTGGAATTTGATCTGTGGTATAATTGTTTTCTGGCATTCTAATATTAATGAATATGAAATCTTAGAAACACATTTTCCTCTTCAGCTGCTGCAGAAAGAAACAAGCAAGCGCCTTGGACATTACAGGCTTACGAATCTCAAAGACTTATCGTTCTGAAAATGCTGTTGAGTTTGTTGAGATGGCTGgagatttttattatatcctgtAATGGTTATCAGTTAATGTATATAACTTTGCTTCTGGAGGATGAAACAGTGAGTAAAAGCAACTGTGTGTCGTAttcagttaaaaatataaaatttagacTCCAAATTGTTTCAGGTTTGTGTTTAGGATGTGCCTCTAGTTGTTCAGTTACCATTTGTGAACGAAGCCaagtattttatgttaaaataaaataaaataaaaaattgtaaattcCACATGCCAAAACAACGAAAAAGAAACAGAGTCCAACTCCTGCGAGAGCCATTGAAGATGGTTAAAGAAATCTGGTGAGCGAAAGCTTAAAGCTAATGCAGACTAGTAGTGCAGCTTCTCATTTCCTGTTTGATATCTCTACAGCTAGTCAGCTGCAGGCTCAGAAGCCTCACTGTCAGACTTTTTCATGTTGCaggaaaattattttccagctaACAGTAATCTTAGGAATAAACACCTCTGGGATAGATTCCGTCAACAGATGCCTTCAAAGAGAGAAAGCCAGCAGTATGGTGTAGAATATAGCGTGTAAAATTAGAAGTATATTTGCTTATGTCCTAATAGGATATTGTGTATTGATAATAGACCTTTATCAAGCACAAACATGTAATTGCAGTGTATGGAAACAGACTGCTGAAGGAGCTGTTAGGGTTAAGTCATACAGAGCAGAAGCTAGCATTTTGGTGATTCTATTTCTTCCCAATTGCATTTCAAATTGCAATCAcctaatcataattttatttcacattACAGTAACTTGTTTTTAATCGAAAACTATAAGAAGGCACACTCACATAATTATGTTGCAACAACGATCAATGCAGCTGCAATTTCTTTCTCCTTATTCCTCTATTTTGACAGTGAAGTAGGAGCTagcttgctttattggagatcCACACGTAGTGATTGCTTGAAATCCTGGAGAAAAGGAATTGATACCTAAGAGCTAAACCATTTCACTTTCTGGACCCACATCAGTTCGATAGTTTCTATCATTTGCTTCTGCATTTCTGCCTATATCCTGGTCTTCTCCAGAGAGTTCTTCGAGGGACTTGCCTTTTGTTTCTGGCACCaagaaagtgaagaaaaagCCAATCAAATTGACCACAGAAAGTCCGATAATTGCCTTCTTGATTCCATTTGAGTCTCCATCCTGAGTGTAGTACTGTACAACAAATGCACCGATTATAGCTCCTGCTTTTTCTGATGCAGCTGAAATACCATGACATGTCGAGCGGAACCTCGCTGGAAACAGCTCTGCCGGCACTATGAAGGTTGTACTGTTTGGTCCAAAGTTAGCAAAGAAGAAGGTGAGTCCGTAAAGAACTGTAAACATTATTGGGTGACCACCACATAAATCCTTTTTTTCGAAATCTGGGCCACATGCATTTTCTCCCCTCTAAGATCCCATACTTGAATCCGAGAATTGCCATGAAAATGGACATCAGAAGGAAGCCGCCAAGCTGGATTATGAACCTTCCGATCCTATCAACGAGGAACACAGTAAATTAAACCAGTAACCAGGAACAATTGCAACAAGCGCGATTAAGGACATTGCTTTGGAGAGATGGTACATCTCCTCTAACGCATTCATTGAGGAGGCCTTATTTAGCAATCCAGCAGCTGGGTATACATCTTTCTGGGTTAATTGAGAGTATAGAAAGCAATATCCAATAGGAACCACGTGCTGGCTGTCCCAAGAAGTTGAGTCCCATGCTTATAAACATACTCTTTAGAAAAGAACCCGTACGAAGAGATGGGATTAATAGGAGCATTGGAACTTGTTTCATCAATAGTAAAGTCCTTTTCAAGAACCTTGGCCATATCGTTAGCAGCCTTCTTGTGGTTTCCCTCAACTAAGGCAGTGTACCTAGCTGTTTCTGGCATTTGACTGCACCAAACATATGCACTATTATCACGACCAAATCCCGGACACtgtaatgttttaaattaaaggaaCAGAAAAAAGCTAGAAAGCCCTTTAAGGCTTAGATGTAGGAATAAATGAATGAAGGGTATTGTAGTAATTCAacaaacttgataaatataaatagaaaaaaaagagatctgAAAATTTTGAGAGAGAACCGGTAGGAGAGAAggaaggaggaagaagaagaagaagaagaagagaaaagaggggaaaataaaggaaagagaaaaggagttggagaaaataagtttaaatgTAAGATTTAGATTGTTAAATGTATAAATGTATGTTAATTGAactttaaattttggttttgatgaatgttggggttttgaaatttgtgttttaggtttaattgatgaattaatttgaatgttatggggttgattattgtgggtaattgattatttagtgattatggaagattgtgataattttgagttatgaattgtgtaaatggtgaaTTTTGAGTTAGAAATTTGAAAAGAACAGTAGgtttctgttgaaattctgggttggaggttgaagatgatgaaaattcaatttggtccctcaattt
This genomic stretch from Populus alba chromosome 19, ASM523922v2, whole genome shotgun sequence harbors:
- the LOC140955061 gene encoding serine/threonine-protein kinase AtPK2/AtPK19-like, with amino-acid sequence MCRDLKPENILLEADGQVMLTDFGLAKQSSETVLAKGHDKATDWWSVGILLYEMLTGKPPFTGGNGQKSKRKIMKDKIKLPAFLSSEEHSLSKGDGVLSSH